The DNA sequence CTGCTTGAGTACACCTGGCAGCGCCTCAAGGTACCCTGGCTTCATCTTGTCCTGAAATCATTAGAGGAGATTTAGACCTATGGGACTTGTGTCATATCCACTTGCAAAGTGATACTCACAAAATCGGTGTAACACAACCTCACAAAGCCATTCCGAAAGTCCATGGCCTGGTTCTCCAAAATGTCCACACGGACCATCTCATCCTCGGTCTCTCCACCTGGGATCACATTTTGGACACTTATGTATGTAACTGACTAAAGACTGACATTGTGATAGTACCTCCTAACTAGCGCCAAGCATTTTTAGATGGGAGGAaaggatgataataataatataatagtgCTGTGCCATCATTGTCTCAATTATTAAACTTTAGATCTCAATTTTACAGTAGTCtctaaaaagggaaataaacttGGATAAAAATCAACATGAACTGTCCTCTTTTGAGATCATAGTCcagattatttttaataattaacTTAATCTTAACAGTTTCCAAGTGATTGACCGGTGATGCTCGGTGCCGTAGGACAGGTTGGGCTGAACCACCCTGGTATGGAGAGAACTGGGGTTTTAAGAGATCCAACTGCAATAGCCAACTGTATAGAAAATTCATTTTGTGAATTTAAATTTTCCTGAAATATTTATGCAATTCCAAAAGTAGCATTCATGAAAAATCCTTTAAAGAAATCcagattatttttaataatcccccccccccccccccccccacacacacacacacacacacacattgagaaTCACTGTACTAGGGAATGGATCAATGTTACTTAAAAACAATACCTGTATAGTTAATAAAAAGTTAATGTTTGACAATAGAAGGGATAGGGTTTGAAAAAAATGGGAAGGCTGAGCAGTGTCATCAACAAATTGTGTTCAACCTCAAAGATTCCACTGTACCATAAGTGCCCCATTATAGTCACATATGAAACTTACACAAATTGTTCTTTCTAGCGATGTATCTCATGATGGCATTGCTCTGCACAATTTTCTTGGTGCCGTCCTCCAAGTAGGGTAACTGCAATGAAGCGTCGATCGTAAAAGGTTTCGGTCATAAGCATGATGTCAGACACCACTCACATTGGGAAAGTCCATTCCAAGTTTGGGTTTTATGTCAAACCAGCAACTCTTGTCATAGTTGGGAGCTGCATGCGTAGAAAGTTGACGATACAAGTTATTTGGATGAACACGACAGCCTACGGTGGATTTTGGTCGTGTGACGCATTACCTTCACCGCAGGAAAAGAGCTTCTCCTCATAGGATGTCCCAGTGTACTCGAGcagcaggcggatgggctgGGCCAGCTGGACAGCAATCACAAGGATGGGTTTGTTTGATTCAGTTGTTTTAAAACTTGAATTAACAGGTGTGCGCTGAGAAAGAATCTTTGTATTCCAAGTATTTGTTGAGGCAATATTTACGATGACACTTAAAGCCTGTCCTTTAGCAGTTTGCTGAATGAAAGGATTAGATGAACTACACCCCAACATGCAGTTATTGTATTTCCTAATCCTGTGCATAGGATTTGAAACGAACCATGCTTTTCTTTTATGTGTTTTCACCCCATTGAGTTGACACAGCGAAATTTACAAGGTGAGGCACTTATTGGAATGCATTTTCATCTattgactcccccccccccccactatttTCACCCAAAATGATTcacattaatttaaaaaaaacccgTATGCTAGGATATTATATAATAAACACGTCTTTCGTATCTGCGATTGGCTGCAACCCCCTACCGCCCAGATTGCTGGGATATGCTCCAGTATGGCTGCGACGATACTCGTGAAGCCAAAGCGGTACGGAAAATGAATAAGTTAATGTTTTATCGCGGTATAATTGAGCTGgtttgctgggaaaaaaaatcacgtggTACGTTTCTACCTTAAGGATAGACATGTGACCAACGAATTGCTTCATGTGACTTTATGAATGGAAGCAGCGCTGGATTATGGAAAACTATTCAACTCTTAACGCATGAATCTACTCACAGCGAATGTTTTAGAAGGGAAAGCGATTGGATTACATTCATAATCATAATACTTAATTATAATCTTTCCACTTTGCATACAAGCAAATTATTCTAATTAGCAATACTTTCGTGGTCCTCTGAATAGAGGGAATTGTGTGCAGGCTGGCCGGGGACCGTCCGTCACGCAAGTTAGCTTTAGCCTGAGCTACAGAAACTCCGTAATTTCATTGTACTGACACGCAAGTCTATTCACAAGCCATTTAGCTAACGTCTGCAATCATTGTTACACTTTAAGCTGTTATGAAAATattatgaaaagaaaaatgctttGCAGGCTGCAGAACTCACCCCACGAATATCCCAGTAAGCAAGTTTCATGGTAtttagttttgattttaagtTTTGGCTTGTGTCTTGTATTGCTTGAGAGTTGTTGTGAGTCGAAAGAGCCTGGTTCGCTGGTTTTGTACTGCGATAGGTAGTCAGCAGAAATAAGGTGGGCGGggtttagtgttggctcgtgagtgaacgattctttcaaaaaaactgatttatttcagagaacgagagtgaacgaatcacttcctaaagtgattcgttcttttttcagttcatatgacttcaaccactaAGTgtcgtaatgcgcattgaagctggtgccaccacgccgtgaaacaaaacgaagaagaatatGACGTAACTTTCCgcgcacgaacgagtcgtgaattgcatttcccgttcaccaactaaacggagtgaacgagtcagtgagtgagtgatttgcaacggatcagtcagtgcatgtgttgcgtctcctggcgtgaactatgtaaaccagaatgtcgatttacgatttgccaaggaaagaaagaaccactcactgaaacaccaattcttttatgcgcgttttctccaagctaacggctatttttcttgcatgaagggatgcgccgttatgcaacaacggggagattatgcttctctttgggtaatcttgagttTGACTTAAAATAACGtggatgcatatatacgcctaaatattgttatccaatatatctactgcaatttcacattggattgctggtttaaaatttgaatttt is a window from the Syngnathus scovelli strain Florida chromosome 2, RoL_Ssco_1.2, whole genome shotgun sequence genome containing:
- the gstm.1 gene encoding glutathione S-transferase mu, tandem duplicate 1; this translates as MKLAYWDIRGLAQPIRLLLEYTGTSYEEKLFSCGEAPNYDKSCWFDIKPKLGMDFPNLPYLEDGTKKIVQSNAIMRYIARKNNLCGETEDEMVRVDILENQAMDFRNGFVRLCYTDFDKMKPGYLEALPGVLKQFSNFLGGREWFAGDKITFVDFIMYELLDQHRMFHASCLDDFKNLRDLLDRFEALEKIAAYMKSSRFIKTPVNNKMAKWGNKKE